The following proteins are co-located in the Methylomonas sp. 11b genome:
- a CDS encoding glycosyltransferase family protein, with the protein MNQHKPRLLLYCQHSLGMGHWVRAMTLANALSREFRVTFLNGGRAPDHQAAVTDLDMLNLPPLGMGEDHQLYSQDERYNVNEALAMRRQLILDTYALLRPEVVLIELFPFGRKKLASELLPLLKAARRDKYARPLVLCSLRDIMVNARKDQSRHDERARWITDRYFDGLLVHADPRFARLEDSFKPRHPLKTPLLYTGFVGPRRTTTAIKPPRLGVLVSAGGGMVGASLFQAAVQAHAVNWASERLPMTIVAGPFLPEADWQALSVQVEGRKGLTLLRSVPAMQPLLEAHSVSVSQCGYNTVMDILESRTPALVVPFLRGQEDEQTQRAEKLAQLGLVKVMNPAELTGQHLAEEILQLRDFSPNPAGLDLAGADNTVCLIQQLLGGKSDSSGQSLVQECAHAC; encoded by the coding sequence ATGAACCAACATAAACCGCGATTACTCTTGTATTGCCAACACTCGCTGGGCATGGGCCATTGGGTCAGAGCCATGACCTTAGCCAATGCCTTGAGCCGCGAATTTCGGGTGACCTTCCTGAACGGCGGCCGCGCACCGGATCATCAGGCTGCCGTTACCGATCTGGATATGCTGAATCTGCCGCCGCTAGGCATGGGTGAAGATCATCAGCTGTATAGCCAGGATGAGCGTTACAACGTCAACGAAGCCTTGGCGATGCGCCGGCAATTGATACTGGATACCTATGCGTTACTCAGACCAGAAGTGGTGTTGATCGAATTGTTCCCGTTCGGCCGCAAGAAATTGGCCAGCGAGTTGTTGCCGCTCTTGAAAGCCGCGCGCCGCGACAAGTATGCCCGGCCCCTGGTGCTATGCAGTCTGCGCGACATCATGGTTAACGCCCGTAAAGACCAAAGCCGGCACGACGAACGGGCGCGCTGGATAACGGATCGCTATTTCGACGGACTGTTGGTACACGCGGACCCTAGGTTTGCCCGATTGGAAGACAGTTTTAAGCCTCGCCATCCGTTGAAAACGCCCCTACTTTACACGGGTTTTGTCGGACCGCGTCGCACCACGACAGCGATAAAACCGCCCCGCCTTGGGGTGTTGGTATCGGCTGGCGGTGGTATGGTCGGCGCATCCTTGTTTCAAGCGGCGGTTCAGGCACATGCCGTCAATTGGGCAAGTGAAAGATTGCCGATGACCATCGTCGCCGGACCGTTTTTGCCGGAAGCCGATTGGCAGGCGTTATCGGTGCAAGTCGAAGGCAGGAAAGGTCTCACGCTGCTGCGTTCGGTGCCGGCTATGCAGCCTTTGCTGGAGGCGCACAGTGTGTCGGTAAGTCAATGCGGCTACAACACGGTGATGGACATCCTCGAATCCCGCACGCCGGCTTTGGTCGTGCCGTTTCTGCGCGGTCAGGAAGACGAACAAACTCAGCGGGCGGAAAAATTGGCGCAATTGGGTTTGGTGAAGGTAATGAATCCGGCGGAATTGACTGGTCAGCACCTGGCGGAAGAGATTTTGCAATTGCGGGATTTTTCGCCCAATCCAGCCGGCCTGGATTTGGCCGGTGCTGACAATACCGTGTGCTTGATTCAACAATTACTTGGCGGCAAATCGGATTCGAGCGGTCAATCGCTAGTACAGGAGTGCGCCCATGCTTGCTGA
- a CDS encoding ABC transporter ATP-binding protein: MTKQIQPTSRFKQIVFAHLRRVRGSIFAAIVCILGSTLTSLIVPWPLKLIFDHVLLNHPLPAHLAPAQPFLHGGSEQALWILCGSMVVIALFKGVFSYYQLFLTSRIGYLLVYTLRSELFDHLQRLSLAFHSSTPSGELLNKLTSDTNTLKDVYADSALTFTTHVLTVLGMFAIMFSLSAKLSLIVLASFPVLCLAIVMIYSRVKRSARKQRHNEGRLASRVSELLNAVPLVQTYGMEDVERERFDVESSQSMTESVRTARIEAGATRMIEIISAVGTGIVVLFGCLQVFAGVLTPGDVLVFSSYIAQMYQPIRQITRLSTRFSKASVSIERISEILDTEPDIQDPPDAVVPKGLRGEIEFSNVSFGYPTGKPILRDISFHIQPGERVALVGASGAGKSTIARLLIRLYDPQQGRVRIDGIEVGRYQRAGLRREIGVVLQDSILFGTSIRENIGYGSPDATIEDIEAAATMVHADEFIRNLPDGYDTVLGESGGNLSGGQRQRLCLARALLRKSSILILDEPTSAVDAQSQALIRDAIDNLHGGKTVLVIAHQFHTIRNFDRILVLKQGEIIEQGSHEALMQMGGHYHELYKLQHGLRAA, translated from the coding sequence ATGACCAAGCAAATTCAACCAACAAGCCGCTTCAAGCAGATAGTTTTTGCACATCTGCGCCGGGTGCGAGGCAGTATTTTTGCCGCTATTGTCTGTATTTTAGGTTCCACGCTAACCAGCCTGATCGTGCCCTGGCCGCTGAAGCTGATTTTCGACCATGTGTTACTTAATCATCCGCTGCCCGCACATCTGGCGCCCGCGCAACCGTTTCTGCATGGCGGTAGCGAGCAAGCGTTGTGGATACTTTGCGGCAGCATGGTGGTGATTGCGTTATTCAAAGGCGTGTTTTCCTACTACCAGCTGTTTCTGACCTCACGCATCGGCTATTTGCTGGTCTACACCTTGCGCAGCGAGTTGTTCGACCATCTGCAACGCCTGTCGCTGGCATTTCACAGCAGCACGCCATCCGGGGAGTTGCTTAACAAACTCACCAGCGATACCAACACCTTAAAGGATGTTTATGCCGATTCGGCCTTGACCTTTACCACCCACGTGCTGACCGTGTTGGGCATGTTTGCGATCATGTTTAGTCTGAGCGCGAAGCTGAGTTTGATTGTACTGGCCAGTTTCCCGGTGCTGTGCCTGGCGATTGTGATGATTTATAGCCGGGTCAAACGCTCGGCGCGCAAACAACGCCATAACGAAGGGCGCTTGGCATCGCGGGTCAGCGAACTGTTGAACGCCGTGCCCCTGGTGCAAACCTACGGCATGGAAGATGTCGAACGCGAGCGCTTTGATGTGGAAAGCAGTCAATCGATGACCGAAAGCGTCCGCACCGCGCGCATCGAGGCCGGGGCGACCCGGATGATCGAAATCATCAGCGCAGTGGGTACCGGCATCGTGGTGTTGTTCGGCTGCCTGCAAGTGTTTGCCGGGGTACTAACCCCGGGCGACGTGCTGGTGTTTAGCTCGTATATCGCCCAGATGTATCAACCGATTCGGCAAATTACCCGCTTGTCAACGCGCTTTTCCAAGGCCAGCGTCAGTATCGAACGCATCAGCGAAATCCTCGATACCGAGCCGGATATCCAAGATCCGCCTGATGCGGTGGTACCTAAAGGTCTGCGCGGCGAAATCGAGTTCAGCAACGTATCCTTCGGCTATCCGACCGGCAAACCCATCCTACGGGATATTTCCTTTCATATTCAACCCGGAGAACGGGTGGCCTTAGTCGGCGCCTCCGGGGCCGGCAAATCGACCATCGCCCGCTTACTGATCCGGCTTTACGATCCGCAGCAGGGCAGGGTGAGGATCGACGGGATCGAGGTCGGACGCTACCAACGCGCCGGCTTACGCCGGGAGATCGGCGTGGTGTTGCAGGATTCGATTCTGTTCGGCACCAGCATTCGCGAGAACATTGGTTACGGCAGCCCGGACGCGACGATCGAAGACATTGAAGCGGCCGCTACTATGGTGCACGCCGACGAATTCATCCGCAATCTGCCGGATGGTTACGACACGGTATTAGGCGAAAGCGGCGGTAATCTATCCGGCGGCCAACGCCAACGGCTATGCCTGGCGCGGGCCTTGTTGCGCAAATCCTCGATTCTGATTCTGGACGAGCCGACTTCTGCGGTGGATGCCCAGTCGCAAGCCTTGATTCGCGATGCTATCGACAATCTACATGGCGGTAAAACCGTGCTGGTGATTGCCCATCAGTTTCACACCATCCGTAATTTCGACCGGATTTTAGTGCTCAAGCAAGGCGAGATTATCGAGCAAGGCAGCCACGAGGCCTTGATGCAGATGGGCGGCCATTATCACGAACTGTATAAACTCCAACACGGGTTGCGTGCCGCATGA
- a CDS encoding aminoglycoside phosphotransferase family protein, protein MSNPLDQFAPLLDSELMASALQRHLPECLAGDWQVTGCEIQHPRYKTYRLAENLERSFLALVYHLRGRQLPSSIADQRIFYARAYLGQRSHQAFAQAQASGENAIHLAELGMVGWRFPNDPAMPWLARLMDSGQIPELGQPLLSAIEIVNYRPEIRCTARYRFAACEAQSARVVYGKTYADERGRTVYDNLHVLQKQSQSDASFIMPAALAYTADHHTLWLEGLHGQALAELDFVAGVADKIPAIANALVAFHQLTPPSLPVVTSQQQLQEWHKKADKLSHAYPAIQSALTSLLAELRQNRPVFEILGLIHGDFHIDQLLVLPNGSLALFDYDELALGDPLQDLANFAADLYNYPYSITAIDRLVQQLFAAYASFYRSQIDSQRFAWHLRGQLLTRAYRAFIQQKSATQQRVADFIALALRPWPLAG, encoded by the coding sequence ATGAGCAATCCACTGGACCAATTTGCGCCCCTACTGGATTCGGAATTGATGGCCTCGGCGCTGCAACGGCATTTGCCCGAATGCCTGGCAGGCGACTGGCAGGTGACGGGCTGTGAAATTCAACATCCGCGTTACAAAACTTATCGGCTTGCTGAAAACCTTGAGCGTTCGTTTTTGGCACTGGTCTACCACTTGCGTGGCCGGCAATTGCCATCATCCATTGCCGATCAGCGTATCTTTTACGCCCGGGCCTACTTAGGCCAGCGCAGCCATCAGGCATTTGCCCAAGCCCAAGCCAGCGGTGAAAATGCGATTCATCTGGCGGAACTGGGCATGGTCGGCTGGCGCTTTCCGAACGATCCGGCTATGCCCTGGTTGGCGCGACTGATGGATAGCGGGCAGATTCCCGAGTTGGGTCAACCGCTATTGTCGGCTATCGAAATCGTCAATTACCGGCCGGAAATCCGTTGCACGGCGCGATACCGATTCGCTGCCTGCGAAGCTCAATCGGCGCGGGTGGTTTACGGTAAAACTTACGCCGATGAGCGTGGGCGGACGGTTTACGACAATCTGCATGTACTGCAAAAGCAATCCCAGTCAGACGCATCCTTTATCATGCCTGCAGCCTTGGCGTATACCGCCGACCACCATACTTTATGGTTGGAAGGCTTGCATGGCCAAGCTTTGGCGGAGCTGGATTTCGTCGCCGGTGTTGCAGACAAAATCCCGGCAATAGCCAATGCACTTGTCGCATTTCACCAACTCACGCCACCGTCGCTGCCCGTAGTTACCTCGCAGCAACAGCTGCAAGAATGGCACAAGAAAGCGGATAAATTGAGCCACGCCTATCCCGCCATCCAGTCGGCGCTGACTTCGTTACTTGCCGAATTGCGCCAAAATCGCCCGGTGTTTGAAATACTGGGTTTGATTCACGGCGACTTTCATATCGATCAATTGCTGGTTTTGCCGAACGGCAGTTTAGCGCTCTTCGATTATGACGAATTAGCCCTTGGCGACCCGTTGCAGGATTTGGCTAATTTCGCGGCGGATTTATACAACTATCCCTATTCCATTACTGCGATAGACCGACTGGTCCAGCAGCTGTTTGCCGCCTATGCGTCTTTCTACCGAAGTCAAATCGATTCACAGCGTTTTGCCTGGCACCTGCGCGGGCAATTACTGACCCGCGCTTACCGCGCCTTCATCCAGCAAAAATCGGCAACCCAGCAACGGGTTGCCGATTTTATTGCCCTGGCTTTGCGTCCCTGGCCGCTGGCCGGCTGA